A genome region from Clostridium pasteurianum includes the following:
- a CDS encoding ABC transporter permease, which produces MDKAIVQSDVHLKKSRSKGKKKYGPIFTVLPVTLWMFILVAVPLIIVVAMGFLTRGSYGQIEYKFTLDNYKTLAQGIYLKIMLYSLWISFLATAICLVLAYPFAYFIAKASSKHKIILFMLIMLPFWTNSLVRTYAWIVILRTTGVLNSYLMKFGLIHNPIQMLYTTGSVLVGLVYTLFPFMVLPLYTSIDSLDKSYIEAASDLGATPIQTFTNIILPLTMPGISAGCLLVFIPALGLFFIPDLLGGSKVMMVSNLIQNQFLTARNWPFGSAMSIFLIGITVLFIIVYFKKANRKSEVL; this is translated from the coding sequence ATGGATAAGGCGATTGTTCAAAGTGATGTTCATTTAAAGAAAAGTAGAAGCAAAGGTAAAAAGAAATATGGACCTATATTTACTGTATTGCCAGTAACACTTTGGATGTTTATTCTAGTAGCAGTTCCACTTATCATAGTAGTGGCAATGGGATTTTTGACAAGAGGGAGCTATGGACAGATAGAATATAAGTTTACACTTGATAATTATAAAACCTTAGCACAGGGTATATATCTTAAAATAATGTTATATTCTCTTTGGATTTCATTTTTGGCTACAGCAATATGTCTTGTTCTAGCATATCCATTTGCATATTTTATAGCGAAGGCTTCATCAAAGCACAAGATAATATTATTTATGCTAATAATGCTGCCGTTTTGGACTAATTCTTTGGTAAGAACCTATGCATGGATAGTTATACTCAGAACTACAGGTGTTTTGAATTCATATCTAATGAAATTTGGCTTAATTCACAATCCTATACAGATGTTATATACAACCGGCTCTGTACTTGTTGGCTTAGTTTATACTTTGTTTCCATTTATGGTGCTGCCGCTTTACACTTCTATAGATAGTTTGGATAAAAGTTATATAGAGGCTGCAAGTGATCTTGGAGCAACACCTATACAAACATTTACTAATATAATTTTACCTCTTACGATGCCTGGCATATCAGCAGGATGCTTACTTGTTTTTATACCGGCTTTAGGATTATTCTTTATTCCAGATCTTCTTGGTGGAAGCAAGGTAATGATGGTGAGCAATCTTATACAAAATCAATTTTTAACTGCTAGAAACTGGCCCTTTGGTTCCGCAATGTCAATATTTTTAATAGGCATAACAGTACTATTTATTATAGTCTATTTCAAAAAAGCTAACAGGAAATCGGAGGTGCTCTAA
- a CDS encoding ABC transporter ATP-binding protein produces MEYMIRLLNVVKSFGGQTAVDNISADVKRGEFLTLLGPSGCGKTTTLRMIAGFEEPTSGQIILDGDDVSNKNPYERDVNTVFQNYALFPHMNIFNNIAFGLKIRKAPKEKVKEKVMEALDLVQLNGFEKRYPKQLSGGQKQRIAIARAIVNSPKVLLLDEPLGALDLKLRKQMQFELKHLQRKLGITFIYVTHDQEEALTMSDRIAVMSKGKIEQIGTPDEIYERPKTKFVADFIGETNIFEGKIKENNGVEAEALVGGSEIIKVIDEKTILSQFKKDNTVYVAVRPERMKLSYDKNQSDNIVKGKIKERVFVGSINRTIVVLNSGKEIIVNEPAADTLKLENGKENVFVYWKSKDGVVIS; encoded by the coding sequence ATGGAATATATGATTAGGCTTTTGAATGTAGTTAAGTCCTTTGGAGGGCAAACTGCAGTTGACAATATAAGTGCAGATGTAAAAAGAGGTGAATTTTTAACATTACTTGGACCAAGTGGTTGCGGAAAGACCACTACTCTTAGAATGATTGCAGGATTTGAAGAACCAACATCAGGTCAAATAATTTTGGATGGCGATGATGTTTCAAATAAAAATCCTTATGAAAGAGATGTAAATACGGTATTTCAAAATTATGCTCTTTTTCCTCACATGAATATTTTTAATAATATAGCTTTTGGACTTAAAATAAGAAAAGCTCCAAAAGAAAAGGTTAAGGAAAAAGTTATGGAAGCCTTAGATTTAGTGCAGCTTAATGGTTTTGAAAAAAGATATCCCAAGCAGTTAAGTGGTGGACAGAAACAAAGAATAGCCATTGCAAGAGCCATTGTAAATAGTCCAAAAGTTCTTCTTTTGGACGAACCCCTTGGGGCTCTGGATTTGAAGCTAAGAAAGCAAATGCAGTTTGAACTTAAACATCTTCAAAGAAAACTTGGAATAACTTTCATATACGTAACTCATGATCAGGAAGAGGCTCTTACCATGTCTGATAGGATAGCGGTTATGAGTAAAGGTAAGATTGAACAGATAGGTACACCGGATGAAATTTATGAAAGACCTAAAACTAAGTTCGTTGCCGATTTCATAGGGGAGACAAATATATTTGAAGGAAAAATTAAAGAAAATAATGGTGTAGAAGCAGAAGCTTTAGTTGGTGGCAGCGAAATCATAAAAGTCATAGACGAGAAAACTATTTTAAGCCAATTCAAAAAGGATAATACAGTTTATGTTGCAGTAAGGCCTGAAAGAATGAAACTTAGCTATGATAAAAATCAAAGTGACAATATTGTAAAAGGAAAAATAAAAGAAAGAGTGTTTGTTGGTTCTATTAATAGAACAATTGTTGTTCTAAATAGCGGAAAAGAAATTATAGTAAATGAACCAGCAGCAGATACCCTTAAGTTAGAAAATGGTAAAGAAAATGTATTTGTTTACTGGAAATCTAAAGATGGGGTGGTGATAAGTTGA
- a CDS encoding polyamine ABC transporter substrate-binding protein produces MIGKKVKRIASICLATLITGVMLTGCGGSSSSSSDSTSGGTLNVFNWTEYLPKSVINEFEKKYNVKVNYTTYSSNEEMLAKIQASSGQYDVAVASDYMVDIMRKQKLLEEIDTSKITNLKNIDPAYKNLSYDPGNKYSAPYLCGDAVVVVNTKKFPQDITSYSDLWDGKFKGQMVVLDDERAIIGMALKKLGYSLNETDPAKLNQAKEELKKLRPNIKIFDSDSPKTSLINGEASVGYVWTAEAALAEKDNKDLKTFFPKEGMYTFEDNLIIPKNAKNKKLAQEFINFILEPKVSAEISKAYPYTNPNEAARKYISPADLNNKTLYPDKDIVNKSEHVKDVGDATKLYDSIWTQFKQ; encoded by the coding sequence ATGATAGGTAAAAAGGTTAAAAGAATAGCAAGTATATGTCTAGCAACTTTAATTACTGGAGTAATGCTTACAGGCTGCGGAGGTTCAAGTTCTAGCAGCTCAGATTCTACAAGTGGTGGGACTCTTAATGTTTTTAACTGGACAGAATACCTTCCTAAGTCAGTTATTAATGAATTTGAGAAGAAATACAATGTAAAAGTTAATTATACAACTTATTCTTCAAATGAAGAGATGCTGGCAAAGATTCAAGCAAGTTCTGGACAATATGATGTAGCTGTTGCAAGTGACTACATGGTTGATATAATGAGAAAACAAAAACTACTTGAAGAAATAGATACAAGTAAAATAACTAATTTAAAAAATATAGATCCTGCTTACAAAAATTTATCTTATGATCCAGGAAATAAATATAGTGCTCCGTATTTATGTGGAGATGCAGTTGTCGTTGTGAATACTAAGAAGTTTCCTCAAGATATAACAAGCTATTCTGATCTTTGGGACGGTAAGTTTAAAGGCCAAATGGTAGTTCTTGATGATGAAAGAGCTATCATAGGAATGGCACTTAAAAAACTAGGATACTCACTCAATGAAACAGATCCAGCAAAACTTAACCAAGCAAAAGAGGAACTTAAAAAGTTAAGACCAAATATAAAAATATTTGATAGTGATAGTCCTAAAACATCTCTTATAAACGGAGAAGCTTCAGTTGGCTATGTATGGACAGCAGAGGCAGCTTTAGCAGAGAAAGACAATAAGGATTTGAAGACATTCTTCCCTAAGGAAGGTATGTATACTTTTGAGGATAATCTTATAATACCTAAAAATGCAAAGAACAAAAAATTGGCACAGGAATTTATTAATTTTATATTAGAACCAAAAGTAAGTGCTGAAATATCGAAGGCGTACCCTTACACAAATCCAAATGAAGCAGCTCGTAAGTATATTAGTCCGGCGGATTTGAATAACAAGACACTTTATCCAGATAAAGATATTGTGAATAAGAGTGAACATGTAAAGGATGTTGGCGATGCTACAAAACTTTATGATTCTATATGGACTCAATTTAAACAGTGA
- a CDS encoding aldehyde dehydrogenase family protein — protein MSDVLKMYIDGEWKVSKNGKTREIVNPADGKVIAVVTEGDREDVVMAVKAAKRAFYEDGWMDTLAVERARLLFKVADIIESRADELAYLETMDNGKSLRETQYDLSDTVACLRYYAGAATKPHGMTYDVPDNVQAMVVREPIGVCGMIVPWNYPLLMSIWKIAPALAAGNTIVFKPAEITPLSAIKLFEIFEEVGFPKGVVNLVLGAGETVGHEIAVNMDVDKVAFTGGTSTGRSIMQAASSNIKNISLELGGKSPNIVFDDADFETAVDYALFAIFCNQGQVCSAGSRLLLQETIYDKFIERLVERANKIKIGKGTDEGVEMGPLISKEHMEKVLSYIEAGKKEGAKLVCGGHRILTDELKDGYFVEPTIFADTTPDMKIVKEEIFGPVLAIQKFKDEKEAIYLANNTPYGLAGGVFTNDIAKAHRVIRKLRAGITWINTYNPTYNEAPWGGYKQSGIGRELGEFGYEEYTEVKQININLDVKPLGWFKE, from the coding sequence ATGAGCGATGTTTTGAAAATGTATATTGATGGAGAATGGAAAGTTTCTAAAAATGGTAAAACTAGAGAAATTGTAAATCCAGCAGATGGCAAAGTGATAGCTGTGGTTACAGAGGGTGATAGAGAAGATGTAGTTATGGCGGTAAAAGCTGCTAAAAGAGCTTTTTATGAAGATGGCTGGATGGATACACTTGCAGTTGAGAGAGCAAGACTTCTATTTAAAGTTGCAGACATAATAGAATCAAGGGCTGATGAACTTGCTTATCTTGAAACTATGGATAATGGTAAAAGCTTACGTGAAACTCAATATGATTTAAGCGATACAGTAGCTTGTCTTAGATATTATGCTGGTGCTGCCACAAAGCCACATGGAATGACTTATGATGTACCGGATAATGTTCAAGCTATGGTTGTTAGAGAACCAATAGGCGTTTGCGGAATGATAGTTCCATGGAATTACCCACTTTTAATGTCAATATGGAAAATAGCACCTGCTCTCGCCGCTGGAAATACTATAGTATTCAAACCTGCAGAAATAACTCCTCTCTCAGCTATTAAACTTTTTGAAATATTTGAAGAAGTAGGATTCCCTAAAGGAGTAGTTAATCTTGTTTTAGGTGCAGGGGAAACTGTTGGACATGAAATAGCAGTTAATATGGATGTAGATAAGGTTGCATTTACAGGAGGTACATCTACAGGAAGAAGTATAATGCAGGCTGCAAGTTCCAATATAAAAAATATTTCACTTGAACTTGGGGGAAAATCCCCTAATATAGTTTTTGATGATGCTGATTTTGAAACAGCAGTTGATTATGCATTGTTCGCTATATTTTGCAATCAGGGTCAGGTATGTTCAGCTGGTTCAAGGTTGCTTCTTCAGGAAACTATTTATGATAAATTCATAGAAAGGTTGGTAGAAAGAGCTAATAAAATTAAGATAGGCAAAGGGACAGATGAAGGCGTTGAAATGGGACCTTTAATATCTAAAGAGCATATGGAAAAAGTTTTAAGTTATATTGAAGCAGGTAAAAAAGAGGGAGCTAAACTTGTTTGTGGTGGACATAGAATACTTACAGATGAGCTTAAGGATGGATATTTTGTAGAACCTACAATATTTGCTGATACAACTCCTGATATGAAAATTGTAAAGGAAGAAATATTTGGACCTGTTCTGGCAATTCAAAAATTTAAAGATGAAAAAGAAGCAATATATCTTGCTAATAATACACCATATGGTCTTGCCGGAGGAGTTTTCACAAACGATATTGCAAAAGCACACAGAGTTATAAGAAAGCTTAGAGCAGGAATAACATGGATAAATACTTACAATCCAACTTACAATGAAGCTCCATGGGGAGGATACAAACAAAGTGGTATCGGAAGAGAATTAGGAGAATTTGGATATGAGGAGTACACAGAAGTTAAGCAAATAAATATTAATTTGGATGTAAAGCCGCTAGGATGGTTTAAAGAATAA
- the gabT gene encoding 4-aminobutyrate--2-oxoglutarate transaminase: MEETNAKIVTALPGPKSKELVKKREKYVAKGVGTSYPVFASEAKGALVKDVDGNVFVDFAGGIGVQNIGHRDDEVVKAIKEQLDKYIHVCFHVNMYEPYVDLAEKLTEVTPGNYPKKAMFVNSGAEAVENAIKIARAYTGKSGIISMQGSFHGRTNMTMSITSKYKPYKNGFGPFACETYKTDYAYCYRCPLGKKYPGCGIACAEKLRTMLKTVVSPDMIACLIAEPVQGEGGFVVPPKEYFQELQKICNENNIVFIVDEVQAGFARTGKLFAHEYHKVDADLITMSKSIGNGMPIAAVVGKSEIMDSACVGGIGGTYGGNPLGCVAALKVIEKIQKDNLNEKSVELGKAITARLNDMKEKYNVIGDVRGLGAMIGLEFVKDRDTKEPNSELVSKILDYCFKHGVMFLNAGLFGNVIRFLPPIVMTDEQLKYGLDTLEAGIKASL; the protein is encoded by the coding sequence ATGGAAGAGACAAACGCTAAAATTGTAACAGCATTACCAGGACCTAAATCAAAGGAACTTGTTAAGAAAAGAGAAAAATATGTTGCTAAAGGAGTAGGAACTTCATATCCAGTATTTGCATCAGAAGCTAAAGGTGCTCTAGTTAAAGATGTTGATGGAAATGTATTTGTAGATTTTGCAGGTGGTATAGGAGTTCAAAATATTGGACACAGAGATGATGAAGTTGTAAAAGCTATTAAAGAGCAGTTAGATAAATATATTCATGTATGTTTTCATGTAAATATGTACGAACCATATGTAGATTTAGCAGAAAAACTTACTGAAGTAACTCCAGGAAATTATCCTAAAAAAGCAATGTTTGTAAACAGTGGTGCTGAAGCTGTAGAAAATGCAATAAAAATAGCAAGAGCTTATACGGGAAAATCAGGAATAATTTCTATGCAGGGTTCTTTCCATGGTAGAACAAATATGACTATGTCAATAACAAGTAAATATAAACCTTACAAAAATGGATTTGGACCTTTTGCATGTGAAACTTACAAAACTGATTATGCATATTGTTACAGATGTCCACTAGGCAAGAAATATCCTGGATGTGGAATTGCTTGTGCTGAAAAGCTAAGAACAATGCTTAAAACTGTAGTTTCACCTGATATGATAGCATGTCTTATAGCAGAGCCTGTACAAGGTGAGGGCGGATTTGTAGTTCCACCAAAGGAATACTTCCAGGAATTACAGAAAATATGTAATGAAAATAACATAGTATTCATAGTTGATGAAGTACAAGCAGGATTTGCGAGAACTGGTAAGCTATTTGCCCATGAATATCATAAGGTAGATGCTGATCTTATAACAATGTCCAAATCTATAGGAAATGGAATGCCTATAGCTGCAGTTGTTGGAAAATCAGAAATAATGGATTCAGCTTGCGTAGGTGGAATCGGAGGAACTTATGGTGGTAACCCACTTGGCTGTGTTGCTGCATTAAAAGTTATAGAAAAAATCCAAAAGGATAACCTTAATGAGAAATCAGTTGAACTTGGAAAAGCTATAACTGCAAGGCTTAATGATATGAAAGAAAAATACAATGTAATAGGTGATGTAAGAGGTCTTGGAGCAATGATAGGTCTTGAGTTTGTAAAGGATAGAGATACAAAAGAACCTAACAGTGAATTAGTTTCAAAAATATTAGACTACTGTTTTAAACATGGCGTAATGTTCTTAAATGCAGGTCTTTTTGGAAATGTAATTCGTTTCTTACCTCCAATAGTTATGACTGATGAACAGTTAAAATATGGACTAGATACTTTGGAAGCAGGTATAAAAGCTTCATTATAA
- a CDS encoding PucR family transcriptional regulator — translation MLTTCESILKLPYLEKMKVVAGEKGLNRIIRWVQVMEYPEYSKWLKGGELILISGIGIKDNVNVLVDFVKDINSRNLSGLVINIGPYIKQTPKEVIELGNALDFPIFELPFEVKFIDVSQSICKTIFANKLDQESMDNFMKDIIFRDFTFSDDILSRAMNYGYDPKKNYTSFVIGIENIDDVVDNKNKDEESILSIKQYVEQIVMNVLSKWKKKSIYIMQYNSIILMIPESGKKTTDDIAKDIIDNITSKEKGLNVNIGIGGTWNELKDFKTSVNEAHRCLKVIKLNDGVNQVQRYDDIGIYKLFFEMDKPERMKKFYLSTLGELINYDFKNSTELLNTLEVYIKESGNINRAAEKLFIHRNTLKYRIKRIEEISKCNLRDVNELFNFDTAIKIKRFLLMENIG, via the coding sequence ATGCTTACTACTTGTGAAAGTATTTTAAAATTGCCTTATCTTGAAAAAATGAAAGTTGTTGCAGGTGAAAAGGGATTAAATAGGATTATAAGATGGGTTCAAGTTATGGAATATCCTGAATATTCAAAATGGCTTAAGGGCGGTGAGCTTATACTCATAAGTGGTATAGGTATAAAAGATAATGTAAATGTTCTAGTGGATTTTGTTAAAGATATAAATTCTAGAAATCTTTCTGGATTAGTTATAAATATAGGACCGTATATTAAACAAACACCCAAAGAAGTCATAGAACTTGGTAACGCTCTCGATTTTCCTATTTTTGAACTTCCTTTTGAGGTTAAATTTATAGATGTGAGTCAGAGTATATGCAAAACTATTTTTGCAAATAAGTTAGACCAAGAGTCAATGGATAATTTTATGAAGGATATAATTTTTAGAGATTTTACTTTTTCAGATGACATACTTAGTCGTGCCATGAACTATGGTTATGATCCTAAAAAGAATTATACATCCTTTGTAATAGGTATAGAAAATATAGATGATGTAGTTGACAATAAAAATAAGGATGAAGAAAGTATTTTATCAATTAAGCAGTATGTTGAGCAGATTGTTATGAATGTTCTCAGTAAGTGGAAGAAAAAAAGTATATATATAATGCAGTATAATTCAATTATTCTTATGATACCTGAAAGCGGAAAGAAGACAACAGATGATATAGCTAAAGACATTATAGATAATATTACGTCAAAGGAAAAAGGATTAAATGTAAATATAGGCATAGGCGGCACATGGAATGAACTTAAGGATTTTAAGACAAGCGTTAATGAGGCACATAGATGTCTTAAAGTGATTAAATTAAATGATGGTGTAAATCAAGTACAGAGGTATGATGATATAGGGATATATAAGTTGTTTTTTGAAATGGATAAGCCTGAAAGAATGAAAAAGTTTTATTTAAGTACTCTTGGAGAATTAATTAATTATGATTTTAAAAATAGTACTGAGCTTTTAAATACTCTTGAAGTGTATATAAAGGAAAGTGGAAATATAAATAGAGCTGCTGAAAAACTTTTTATTCATAGAAATACTTTAAAATATCGTATTAAAAGAATAGAGGAAATTTCAAAATGCAATCTTAGAGATGTAAATGAGTTATTTAATTTTGATACTGCAATTAAAATAAAGAGATTCTTATTGATGGAGAATATCGGATAA
- the dut gene encoding dUTP diphosphatase, with the protein MVNLKVKRIDSEAIIPEYAHEGDAGLDLFSIEDKVIKAGESALIRTGIQIELPPDTEAQVRPRSGLALKHSITVLNTPGTIDEGYRGEIKIILINLGKDDFKVEKSMKIAQMLVKPVLRVKVSEVKELSSSDRGANGFGSTGLNKK; encoded by the coding sequence ATGGTAAATTTAAAGGTTAAAAGAATAGATAGCGAAGCAATTATTCCTGAGTATGCACATGAGGGTGATGCTGGATTAGATTTATTTTCAATAGAGGATAAAGTTATTAAGGCTGGAGAAAGCGCTTTAATACGTACTGGAATTCAGATAGAACTTCCTCCTGATACCGAAGCGCAGGTAAGACCTAGAAGTGGATTGGCGTTAAAACATTCTATAACAGTTTTAAATACTCCAGGTACAATTGATGAGGGATACAGGGGAGAAATAAAAATTATATTAATAAACTTAGGTAAAGATGATTTTAAGGTGGAAAAATCAATGAAAATTGCACAAATGCTTGTTAAGCCTGTACTTAGAGTTAAAGTTTCTGAAGTTAAGGAACTGTCGTCAAGTGATAGAGGAGCTAATGGGTTTGGTTCTACAGGACTTAATAAAAAATAA
- a CDS encoding methyl-accepting chemotaxis protein has protein sequence MLKNLKISQKLVLFSIISSTFLILVGIIGIININIVNKSTNTLYNRNLLALEKLYTFQNNINYGLNDMEHLVNSNFKNDVSNSQDDLQNLSVTNDYILSQYLKISTQNSKQKSDYATLNDDLKKYRTVRENIVSYVKDSDYNNATDLYNSKYTELKKAVDSDLTSLIQDEIDSAETMKHSSDKTHNYSIILQTIIIILGTIVLTAISILLIHEIKKRMSKIVLFANDLAEGNLTHEILVENNDEISNVGHSLNIATKNMKNLISQITNGMHDMEDSTEHLSATIEEISSSMINVKNSTEEIASSSVNLSYSTKDVNSSTDGINKLAEDLNNEAKNSKDTSEEIMQRALHLKKASSESSTNAVTLCNEKELEIKKAIEDTKIINEVTKMAEAIDGISEQINLLALNASIEAARAGEAGKGFAVVAGEVKNLAEQSADTVNNIRENIGKVVTANKNLIGHTTDIMKFINNQVKPDYAMLKSLGAQYEKDAGFVTKISDKISSSSNTITGSISKVNSSIAKISSSSETSASNSEEILATITETTSALEEVASRTQDSAKLAEDLLNLANKFKIE, from the coding sequence ATGCTTAAAAACTTAAAGATTTCTCAAAAATTGGTTCTTTTTAGTATTATAAGTAGTACGTTTTTAATATTAGTAGGTATTATCGGAATAATAAATATAAACATTGTAAATAAATCTACAAATACCTTATATAATAGAAACTTACTTGCCCTTGAAAAACTGTATACATTTCAAAACAACATAAATTACGGTTTAAATGATATGGAACACTTAGTAAACAGTAATTTCAAAAATGATGTATCAAATTCTCAAGATGATTTACAAAATTTATCTGTAACTAATGATTATATTTTATCTCAATACTTAAAAATATCAACACAAAATTCAAAACAAAAAAGTGACTACGCTACATTAAATGATGACTTAAAAAAATATCGTACTGTGCGTGAAAATATAGTATCCTATGTAAAAGACAGTGATTATAATAATGCTACTGATTTATATAACAGTAAATATACAGAACTTAAAAAAGCTGTAGATAGTGATTTAACTAGTCTTATACAGGATGAAATTGATTCAGCAGAGACAATGAAACACTCAAGTGATAAAACACATAATTATTCAATAATACTTCAAACAATTATAATTATATTAGGTACTATAGTACTTACTGCCATTAGCATTTTGCTTATACATGAAATAAAAAAAAGAATGAGTAAAATTGTATTATTTGCAAATGACTTAGCTGAAGGAAATCTAACACATGAAATATTAGTAGAAAACAATGATGAAATAAGTAATGTAGGACATTCTTTAAATATTGCAACAAAAAATATGAAAAACTTAATTTCACAAATAACAAATGGAATGCATGATATGGAAGATTCAACAGAACACTTAAGTGCTACAATTGAGGAAATATCTTCTTCCATGATAAATGTTAAAAACTCCACGGAAGAAATCGCATCTTCAAGTGTCAATCTAAGTTACTCTACTAAAGATGTAAATTCATCCACTGATGGCATTAATAAATTAGCTGAGGATTTAAACAATGAAGCTAAAAATAGTAAAGATACTTCTGAGGAAATAATGCAAAGAGCTTTACATCTAAAAAAAGCTAGCTCAGAATCATCAACAAATGCTGTTACTTTATGTAATGAAAAGGAACTAGAAATCAAAAAAGCTATAGAAGATACAAAAATTATAAATGAAGTAACTAAAATGGCAGAAGCTATAGACGGTATTTCTGAACAAATTAACCTTTTAGCACTTAATGCCTCCATTGAAGCAGCTAGAGCTGGCGAAGCAGGTAAAGGATTTGCTGTAGTTGCCGGCGAAGTTAAAAATTTAGCTGAGCAATCTGCTGATACAGTTAATAATATCAGAGAAAATATAGGAAAAGTAGTAACTGCAAACAAAAATTTAATAGGACATACTACTGATATTATGAAATTCATAAACAATCAGGTTAAGCCAGATTATGCCATGCTAAAATCATTAGGAGCTCAATATGAAAAAGATGCTGGATTTGTAACTAAAATATCGGATAAAATTTCTTCTTCCTCAAATACAATTACAGGAAGTATTTCTAAAGTAAATTCATCAATAGCTAAGATTTCTTCATCATCAGAAACTTCTGCTTCAAATTCAGAGGAAATACTTGCAACTATAACTGAAACGACTTCCGCACTTGAAGAAGTTGCAAGCCGAACACAGGATAGTGCTAAACTAGCAGAAGACTTACTTAATCTAGCAAACAAATTTAAAATAGAATAA
- a CDS encoding S66 peptidase family protein, which produces MNDLKLNKGDKVALISCSDGVKRENLKLVHKVLHSLESMNIEVEVSKCLFRKNSFFSGTGEERAEELTRLFCDHSIKAIFDISGGNSANQIISYLDFGTIKNNPKPYFGMSDLTVILNSIYEKTGIESYHYAIYNLGRDKAELQEKRFKKSFMDGCSDIFDFKCEWLRGKEISGTVIGGNIRCFLKLAGTEYFPEPENKILLLEALSGNLANISSLIEQLFMLGYFDKLSGIILGTFSEVQEEGDINILKDIILQRTKEFNIPIVKTEEIGHGSDSKCIIIGKKIKLINIDL; this is translated from the coding sequence ATGAATGATCTTAAGTTAAATAAAGGTGATAAGGTTGCACTTATAAGTTGTTCTGATGGTGTAAAAAGAGAGAATTTAAAACTAGTTCATAAAGTGTTACATAGTTTAGAATCAATGAATATTGAGGTTGAGGTTTCAAAATGCTTGTTTAGAAAAAATTCTTTCTTTTCAGGTACAGGAGAAGAGAGAGCAGAAGAACTTACTAGGCTTTTCTGTGATCATAGTATAAAGGCAATTTTTGATATTTCAGGTGGAAATTCTGCAAACCAAATTATAAGTTATCTCGACTTTGGGACTATAAAAAATAATCCTAAGCCTTATTTTGGAATGAGTGATTTGACAGTTATTTTAAACAGTATATATGAGAAAACTGGTATAGAAAGTTATCATTATGCTATATACAATTTAGGAAGAGATAAGGCTGAACTTCAAGAAAAAAGATTCAAAAAATCATTTATGGATGGATGCAGTGATATTTTTGATTTTAAATGTGAGTGGCTTAGAGGAAAAGAAATTAGTGGAACGGTGATAGGTGGTAATATAAGATGCTTTTTAAAGCTTGCTGGTACAGAGTATTTTCCAGAACCAGAAAATAAGATTCTTCTTCTTGAAGCTTTAAGTGGAAATTTAGCTAACATAAGTTCTTTAATAGAACAGCTTTTTATGCTTGGATATTTTGATAAATTATCTGGAATAATATTAGGTACTTTTAGTGAGGTTCAAGAAGAAGGAGATATTAATATTTTGAAGGATATAATACTCCAAAGGACAAAAGAGTTTAATATTCCAATAGTAAAAACGGAAGAAATAGGTCACGGAAGTGATAGCAAATGTATTATAATTGGCAAAAAGATAAAGCTAATTAACATTGATTTGTAA